One window of Erwinia aphidicola genomic DNA carries:
- the malK gene encoding maltose/maltodextrin ABC transporter ATP-binding protein MalK: MASVVLNNVTKAWGDVVVSDAIDLTIAEGEFVVFVGPSGCGKSTLLRMIAGLEEITSGELLIGERRMNEVPPAGRGVGMVFQSYALYPHLTVAENMSFGLKLAGVPKAQIQQRVNQVAEVLQLAHLLERQPKALSGGQRQRVAIGRTLVAEPQVFLLDEPLSNLDAALRVQMRIEISRLHKRLQRTMIYVTHDQVEAMTLADKIVVLEGGRIAQIGKPLELYHYPANRFVAGFIGSPKMNFLPVKVTATAIDQVQVELPNRQQIWLPVSSDGVQPGSNMSLGIRPEHLLPSEVADVTLAGVVQVVEQLGHETQIHIQIPALRQNLVYRQNDVVLVEEGAHYAIGLPPQRCHLFREDGRACRRLHQEPGVEALQQKQ; this comes from the coding sequence ATGGCCAGCGTGGTGCTGAATAATGTCACCAAAGCATGGGGTGACGTGGTGGTATCAGATGCGATTGACCTGACGATTGCCGAAGGGGAATTCGTGGTGTTTGTCGGTCCTTCGGGCTGCGGCAAGTCAACGCTGCTGCGGATGATTGCCGGGCTGGAGGAGATCACCTCCGGCGAGCTGCTGATTGGCGAGCGCCGCATGAATGAAGTGCCGCCCGCCGGGCGCGGCGTCGGCATGGTGTTCCAGTCATACGCGCTCTATCCCCATCTGACCGTGGCGGAAAACATGTCCTTCGGCCTGAAGCTGGCCGGGGTGCCGAAAGCGCAAATCCAGCAGCGGGTGAACCAGGTCGCCGAAGTGCTGCAGCTGGCGCACCTGCTGGAACGCCAGCCGAAAGCGCTCTCCGGCGGCCAGCGTCAGCGCGTGGCAATCGGCCGCACGCTGGTGGCAGAGCCGCAGGTATTCCTGCTGGATGAACCCTTGTCAAACCTCGATGCTGCGCTGCGCGTGCAGATGCGCATTGAGATCTCCCGCCTGCATAAGCGCTTACAGCGCACCATGATTTACGTCACTCACGACCAGGTAGAAGCGATGACGCTGGCCGACAAAATCGTGGTGCTGGAGGGCGGTCGCATTGCCCAGATCGGTAAACCGCTCGAGCTGTACCACTATCCCGCCAACCGCTTCGTTGCCGGGTTTATCGGCTCGCCGAAGATGAACTTCCTGCCGGTCAAAGTGACCGCCACCGCCATCGATCAGGTGCAGGTTGAGCTGCCGAATCGCCAACAGATCTGGCTACCCGTCTCCAGTGACGGCGTGCAGCCCGGCAGCAATATGTCGCTTGGCATTCGCCCCGAGCACCTGCTGCCGAGCGAGGTCGCCGACGTCACGCTCGCCGGTGTGGTGCAGGTGGTCGAACAGCTCGGCCACGAAACCCAGATCCATATCCAGATCCCCGCGCTGCGTCAGAACCTGGTTTACCGCCAGAACGACGTGGTGCTGGTAGAAGAAGGTGCCCATTACGCCATCGGCCTGCCGCCCCAGCGTTGCCATCTGTTTCGCGAAGATGGTCGTGCCTGTCGCCGGCTGCATCAGGAACCGGGTGTTGAAGCACTCCAGCAAAAGCAGTGA
- a CDS encoding maltoporin, with protein MIKLKYPLAVAIAMAISGQAAAVDFKGYARSGIGWTGSGGEQQCFQATGANSKYRLGNECETYAELKLGQELWKEGDKSFYFDTNLAYAVSQRSDFESVDPGFREVNVQGKNLIEWLPGSTLWAGKRFYQRHDVHMIDFYYWDISGPGAGLENVDLGFGKLSMAVTRNGEAGGSYGFIDNQQNQVPTINDTFDVRLAELNTNPGGVLEFGVDYGRANVQDGYSLADGATKDGWMLTAEHTQTIYNGYNKFVVQYATDALTSQRNGRTEGSSIDNNGKMMRLIDHGALDFNDKWGLMYVAMFQDVDRDNQNGTTWYTAGVRPMYKWTPIMSTLLELGYDNVKSQETGDRNSQYKVTLAQQWQAGDSIWSRPAIRLFATYAKWDEKWGYATADDTGFTSGTAYNDTSAKTFSRGNDDEVTFGVQMEAWW; from the coding sequence ATGATTAAGCTGAAATATCCTCTGGCAGTGGCCATTGCGATGGCCATCTCCGGCCAGGCAGCGGCGGTAGATTTTAAAGGCTATGCGCGTTCAGGCATCGGCTGGACCGGCAGCGGCGGCGAGCAGCAGTGCTTCCAGGCGACCGGGGCCAACAGCAAATACCGTCTGGGTAACGAATGTGAAACCTACGCCGAATTAAAACTCGGGCAGGAGCTGTGGAAAGAGGGCGATAAGAGCTTCTACTTCGACACCAACCTGGCCTATGCCGTGTCTCAGCGTTCAGATTTCGAAAGCGTCGATCCCGGCTTTCGTGAAGTGAACGTGCAGGGTAAAAACCTGATCGAGTGGCTGCCAGGCTCTACCCTGTGGGCGGGTAAACGCTTCTATCAGCGTCATGACGTCCATATGATCGACTTCTACTACTGGGACATCTCCGGGCCGGGTGCCGGTCTGGAAAACGTCGATCTCGGCTTCGGTAAACTGTCGATGGCAGTGACGCGTAACGGCGAAGCAGGCGGCTCTTACGGCTTCATCGATAACCAGCAGAACCAGGTGCCGACCATTAACGACACCTTCGACGTGCGGCTTGCCGAGCTGAATACTAACCCGGGCGGCGTGCTGGAGTTCGGCGTCGACTACGGTCGTGCTAACGTGCAGGACGGCTACTCGCTGGCCGACGGCGCCACCAAAGATGGCTGGATGCTGACCGCAGAACATACCCAGACTATCTACAACGGCTACAACAAGTTTGTCGTGCAGTACGCGACCGATGCGCTGACCTCCCAGCGTAACGGCCGTACCGAAGGTTCCAGCATTGATAACAACGGCAAAATGATGCGCTTAATCGACCATGGCGCGCTCGACTTCAATGACAAATGGGGCCTGATGTACGTGGCGATGTTCCAGGATGTGGACCGCGACAACCAGAACGGCACCACCTGGTACACCGCCGGCGTGCGCCCGATGTACAAATGGACGCCAATCATGAGCACCCTGCTGGAGCTCGGCTATGACAACGTCAAGTCGCAGGAAACCGGCGATCGCAACAGCCAGTATAAAGTGACCCTTGCCCAGCAGTGGCAGGCCGGTGACAGCATCTGGTCGCGCCCGGCAATCCGCCTGTTCGCAACTTACGCCAAGTGGGATGAGAAGTGGGGCTACGCCACGGCGGACGATACCGGCTTCACCTCCGGCACCGCCTACAACGATACCAGCGCCAAAACCTTCAGCCGCGGAAACGATGACGAAGTCACCTTCGGCGTGCAGATGGAAGCCTGGTGGTAA
- the malM gene encoding maltose operon protein MalM, whose product MKKNLLSLCLIAALGLGAAPLSQAETFTSPTNVAVAPSIPADALQRLSWLPMTPPVSNDIQLNASSQSLNQGEITGPVAAVTLPADRGSLEITLTSVVKDKRVYVPNVLVLDEQKRPAAFYPGSYFPYEKPGVVSMDRLEGTLKLTPALGQKQIYLLIYTTRQDLTTTTQLKNPAKAYAEGVGNAVPSIPDPVATHVSDGLIKLKVKAEQGSGNIMIGQVFNQPEPQPVVVGGSAPASAPAPAASAPAAKGEPMLSDTESYFNQGIRQAAKAGDIDKALRLMNEAERLGSTSARKTFISSVKGKG is encoded by the coding sequence ATGAAAAAAAATCTGCTGTCTCTCTGCCTGATCGCCGCGCTTGGCCTCGGTGCAGCCCCGCTGTCGCAGGCGGAAACCTTCACTTCTCCGACTAACGTGGCGGTGGCACCGAGCATCCCGGCGGACGCGCTTCAGCGCCTCTCCTGGCTGCCGATGACGCCGCCTGTCTCGAACGATATCCAGCTGAACGCCTCGTCGCAGTCGCTTAACCAGGGCGAAATCACCGGCCCGGTTGCCGCCGTGACGCTGCCCGCCGATCGCGGCTCGCTGGAGATTACCCTCACCAGCGTGGTGAAAGACAAGCGCGTATACGTGCCGAACGTGCTGGTGCTGGATGAGCAGAAACGCCCGGCGGCCTTCTATCCCGGTAGCTACTTCCCGTATGAAAAACCTGGCGTGGTGTCGATGGACAGGCTGGAGGGAACGCTGAAGCTCACCCCGGCGCTGGGCCAGAAGCAGATCTATCTGCTGATCTACACCACCCGTCAGGATCTGACCACCACCACCCAGCTGAAAAATCCAGCAAAAGCCTACGCGGAAGGGGTGGGTAATGCGGTGCCGTCAATCCCCGATCCGGTGGCGACTCACGTCAGCGATGGCCTGATCAAGCTAAAGGTTAAGGCGGAGCAGGGTAGCGGCAACATTATGATAGGCCAGGTGTTTAACCAGCCTGAACCGCAGCCGGTGGTGGTTGGCGGCAGCGCACCCGCCAGCGCTCCGGCTCCGGCGGCGTCAGCGCCTGCAGCCAAAGGCGAACCGATGCTCAGCGATACCGAAAGCTACTTCAACCAGGGCATCCGCCAGGCGGCGAAAGCGGGCGATATCGACAAAGCCCTGCGCCTGATGAATGAGGCTGAGCGTTTAGGCTCCACCTCAGCGCGCAAAACCTTTATCAGCAGTGTGAAAGGCAAGGGCTAA
- the ubiC gene encoding chorismate lyase, which translates to MADNALSLLRAINWLPNSSPLLTAPLLDWLMEVDSMTRRFERHCQCVTVNLLREGFVGAEEAGEDAALLPDESQYWLREIELCGDGVPWLVARTLVPESTLNGPEQKLQQLGTVPLGRYLFATSTLTRDFIDVGHSAELWGRRSRLRLAGKPLLLTELFLPPSPLYASLEAK; encoded by the coding sequence ATGGCTGATAACGCGCTGTCGCTGTTGCGCGCGATCAACTGGCTACCGAACTCATCACCCCTGCTAACCGCCCCCCTGCTCGACTGGCTGATGGAAGTTGATTCCATGACCCGCCGCTTTGAGCGTCACTGCCAGTGCGTGACGGTTAACCTGCTGCGTGAAGGGTTTGTTGGCGCTGAGGAAGCGGGAGAGGATGCGGCGCTGCTGCCCGATGAGTCTCAATACTGGCTGCGGGAAATCGAGCTGTGTGGCGATGGCGTGCCGTGGCTGGTGGCGCGCACCCTGGTGCCGGAATCGACCCTCAACGGCCCGGAGCAAAAGCTCCAGCAGCTCGGCACTGTCCCGCTCGGGCGCTATCTGTTTGCCACCTCGACCCTGACGCGCGATTTTATTGACGTTGGCCACAGTGCTGAACTGTGGGGGCGGCGCTCGCGCCTGCGCCTGGCGGGCAAACCGCTGCTGTTAACCGAACTGTTTTTACCGCCTTCACCGCTCTACGCCAGCCTGGAGGCCAAGTAG
- the ubiA gene encoding 4-hydroxybenzoate octaprenyltransferase translates to MERTLPMSKLSAYSRLMRIDKPIGSLLLLWPTLWALWLSGMQMPPLNVLLVFVLGVFFMRAAGCVVNDFADRKIDGHVKRTRGRPLPSGAVSSKEAKVLFTVLVLISFALVLTMNRLTIWLSFGGLALAWMYPFMKRHTHLPQVVLGAAFGWSIPMGWAAVSGSVPLNCWLLFLANICWTVAYDTQYAMVDRDDDLKIGVKSTAILFGRFDNLINGVLQLAALGLLALVGMRSGLGSAFYWSMLVAAGLFVYQQKLTANRQRELCFKAFLNNNWVGFTLFVGVVLGIWQ, encoded by the coding sequence ATGGAGAGAACGTTGCCAATGAGTAAGCTGTCGGCATATAGCCGCCTGATGCGCATCGATAAACCGATTGGCTCGCTGCTGCTGCTGTGGCCAACGCTGTGGGCGCTGTGGCTGTCCGGCATGCAGATGCCGCCACTCAATGTGCTGCTGGTGTTCGTGCTGGGCGTATTCTTTATGCGCGCCGCGGGCTGCGTGGTGAATGACTTTGCCGACCGTAAAATCGACGGCCACGTTAAGCGCACGCGCGGGCGCCCGCTGCCGAGCGGCGCGGTCAGCAGTAAAGAGGCTAAAGTGCTGTTTACCGTGCTGGTGCTCATCTCCTTTGCGCTGGTGCTGACCATGAACCGCCTGACTATCTGGCTGTCATTTGGTGGCCTGGCGCTGGCGTGGATGTACCCGTTTATGAAGCGCCATACCCATCTGCCGCAGGTGGTGCTCGGTGCGGCGTTTGGCTGGTCGATCCCGATGGGCTGGGCGGCAGTGAGCGGCAGCGTGCCGCTGAACTGCTGGCTGCTGTTCCTCGCCAATATCTGCTGGACCGTGGCCTACGACACGCAGTATGCGATGGTCGACCGCGATGACGACCTGAAGATCGGCGTGAAATCGACGGCAATCCTGTTTGGGCGCTTCGACAATTTGATTAACGGCGTGCTGCAGCTGGCGGCGCTGGGCCTGCTGGCGCTGGTTGGCATGCGTAGCGGGCTGGGCAGTGCCTTCTACTGGTCGATGCTGGTGGCGGCGGGGTTGTTTGTTTATCAACAGAAGCTGACCGCCAATCGCCAGCGCGAGCTGTGCTTCAAGGCGTTTCTCAATAATAACTGGGTAGGCTTCACGCTGTTCGTCGGCGTGGTGCTGGGCATCTGGCAGTAG
- the plsB gene encoding glycerol-3-phosphate 1-O-acyltransferase PlsB — translation MSGWRNLYYNLLNLPVKFLVKSKAIPAEPVAELGLDTSRPIMYVLPYDSKADLLALREQCRKQDLPDPLEPLEIDGAVLPRHVFIHDGPRVFPYFVPNLESVKLFHEYLDLHRSHPELDVQMVPVSVMFGRSPGREVQGDAQPHLRMLNGIQKFFAVLWLGRDSFVRFSPMVSLRHMATEHGTDKIIAQKLARVARMHFARQRLAAVGPRLPVRQDLFNKLLQSKAIAKAVEDEARSKKISHEKAQQNAVELMEEIAADFSYEAIRLTDRIMGWTWSKLYQGINVNGGERVRQLAQDGHEIVYVPCHRSHMDYLLLSYVLYHQGLVPPHIAAGINLNFWPAGPIFRRLGAFFIRRTFKGNKLYSTVFREYLGELFTRGYSVEYFVEGGRSRTGRLLDPKTGTLSMTIQAMLRGGNRPITLVPIYIGYEHVMEVGTYAKELRGATKEKEGFMSMVRGLRKLRNLGQGYVNFGEPLPLISYLNQQVPEWRDAIDPIEAQRPAWLTPAVNDIAQKVMVRINNAGAANAMNLCVTALLASRQRSMTREQLTEQLDCYTQLLRNVPYSPDSTVPDMTPEALLEHALSMNKFELEQDSIGEIVILPREQAVLMTYYRNNIHHMLVLPSLIAAILMQHREIDRAGLLRQVSVVYPMLKAELFLRWDIAELPAVLDALIAEMARQGLLNADESTLRLSPGRFRTLQLLAAGVRETLQRYAITFSILSANPAINRGTLEKESRTMAQRLSVLHGINAPEFFDKAVFTSLVLTLRDEGYISDSGDAQVERTQQVYQLLAELITQEVRMTIESAVAPD, via the coding sequence ATGTCAGGTTGGCGTAATTTATATTATAACTTATTGAATCTACCAGTTAAATTCCTGGTAAAAAGCAAGGCGATCCCCGCTGAGCCGGTTGCCGAGCTCGGGCTGGATACGTCGCGCCCTATTATGTATGTACTGCCTTATGATTCAAAGGCCGATCTCCTTGCACTGCGAGAGCAGTGCCGCAAGCAGGATCTCCCCGATCCGCTGGAACCGCTGGAGATAGACGGGGCCGTTTTGCCACGTCATGTGTTTATCCATGATGGCCCACGCGTATTCCCCTATTTCGTGCCGAACCTTGAGTCAGTCAAGCTGTTCCATGAATATCTCGACCTGCACCGCAGCCATCCGGAACTGGATGTGCAGATGGTGCCGGTATCGGTGATGTTCGGGCGCTCGCCGGGCCGCGAGGTTCAGGGCGATGCACAGCCGCATCTGCGGATGCTGAACGGCATTCAGAAATTCTTTGCGGTGCTGTGGCTGGGCCGCGACAGCTTTGTGCGCTTCTCGCCGATGGTCTCTTTACGCCATATGGCCACCGAGCACGGCACCGACAAGATTATTGCCCAGAAGCTGGCCCGCGTGGCGCGGATGCACTTTGCCCGCCAGCGTCTGGCTGCCGTCGGGCCACGCCTGCCGGTGCGTCAGGACCTGTTCAATAAGCTGCTGCAGTCGAAAGCTATCGCCAAGGCGGTGGAGGATGAAGCGCGCAGTAAGAAAATTTCCCATGAGAAAGCCCAGCAGAACGCCGTTGAGCTGATGGAAGAGATTGCTGCCGACTTCTCCTACGAGGCGATTCGCCTCACCGACCGTATTATGGGCTGGACCTGGAGCAAGCTGTATCAGGGTATCAACGTTAATGGCGGCGAGCGCGTGCGCCAGCTGGCGCAGGACGGGCATGAAATTGTTTACGTCCCCTGCCATCGCAGCCATATGGACTACCTGCTGCTCTCTTACGTACTGTATCACCAGGGTCTGGTGCCGCCGCATATCGCTGCCGGTATCAACCTGAACTTCTGGCCAGCCGGTCCGATCTTCCGCCGCCTGGGTGCGTTCTTTATTCGCCGCACCTTCAAGGGCAACAAGCTCTACTCCACGGTGTTCCGCGAATATCTCGGCGAGCTGTTTACCCGCGGCTATTCGGTGGAGTATTTCGTTGAGGGGGGCCGTTCACGTACCGGTCGCCTGCTCGACCCGAAAACCGGCACGCTGTCGATGACCATTCAGGCGATGCTGCGCGGCGGTAATCGCCCAATCACCCTGGTGCCCATCTACATCGGTTACGAGCACGTGATGGAAGTGGGTACTTACGCCAAAGAGCTGCGCGGGGCGACGAAAGAGAAAGAGGGCTTTATGTCGATGGTGCGCGGGCTGCGTAAGCTGCGCAACCTCGGTCAGGGCTACGTCAACTTCGGTGAGCCGCTGCCGCTGATCTCCTACCTTAACCAGCAGGTGCCGGAGTGGCGTGACGCGATCGACCCTATTGAAGCCCAGCGCCCGGCGTGGCTGACCCCGGCCGTCAACGATATCGCCCAGAAAGTGATGGTGCGCATCAACAACGCCGGTGCCGCTAATGCCATGAACCTGTGCGTCACCGCGCTGCTGGCCTCGCGCCAGCGTTCGATGACGCGTGAACAGCTGACTGAACAGCTCGACTGCTATACCCAACTGCTGCGCAACGTGCCCTATTCGCCGGACTCCACCGTGCCGGATATGACGCCGGAAGCGCTGCTGGAACATGCGCTGAGCATGAATAAGTTCGAGCTGGAGCAGGACAGCATCGGTGAGATTGTCATTCTGCCGCGCGAGCAGGCGGTGCTGATGACCTATTACCGCAACAACATTCATCACATGCTGGTCCTGCCGTCGCTGATTGCTGCGATTCTGATGCAGCACCGCGAGATCGACCGCGCCGGGCTGCTGCGCCAGGTGAGCGTGGTTTATCCGATGCTGAAGGCCGAGCTGTTCCTGCGCTGGGATATTGCAGAGCTGCCTGCGGTGCTGGATGCGCTGATCGCGGAGATGGCGCGCCAGGGGCTGCTGAATGCCGATGAAAGCACGCTGCGCCTGAGCCCGGGTCGTTTCCGCACGCTGCAGCTGCTGGCGGCTGGCGTCCGTGAAACCCTGCAGCGTTACGCGATTACCTTCTCTATCCTCAGCGCTAACCCGGCAATCAACCGCGGTACGCTGGAGAAAGAGAGCCGCACCATGGCCCAGCGCCTGTCGGTGCTGCACGGGATTAACGCGCCGGAGTTCTTTGATAAAGCGGTGTTTACTTCACTGGTGCTGACGCTGCGTGATGAGGGCTATATCAGTGATTCTGGCGACGCCCAGGTCGAGCGCACGCAGCAGGTTTATCAGCTGCTGGCCGAGCTGATTACTCAGGAAGTCCGGATGACGATTGAGAGCGCGGTCGCGCCCGACTGA
- a CDS encoding diacylglycerol kinase — MANNVTGLTRIIKAAGYSWKGLRAAWQHEAAFRQEAIAAIVAIVVALWLDVDAITRVLLVGSVVLVIIVEVLNSAVEAVVDRIGSEIHPLAGRAKDMGSAAVLLTILLAVFVWIMLLVPHLR; from the coding sequence ATGGCAAATAACGTCACCGGATTGACTCGGATTATAAAAGCTGCGGGCTATTCCTGGAAAGGTTTACGCGCGGCATGGCAGCATGAAGCGGCATTTCGTCAGGAGGCTATCGCCGCTATTGTTGCCATTGTTGTTGCTCTGTGGCTCGACGTGGACGCCATCACTCGTGTCCTGCTGGTCGGCTCCGTGGTGCTGGTGATTATCGTTGAGGTGCTCAATAGCGCCGTCGAAGCGGTCGTCGACCGCATCGGCAGTGAAATTCACCCGCTGGCAGGCCGGGCGAAAGACATGGGTTCGGCAGCCGTATTGCTGACGATTTTACTGGCTGTTTTTGTCTGGATCATGCTGTTAGTGCCGCATTTGCGATGA
- the lexA gene encoding transcriptional repressor LexA, producing MKALTARQQQVYDLIRDHINQTGMPPTRAEIATQLGFRSPNAAEEHLKALARKGVIEIVSGASRGIRLMMEEEDGLPLIGRVAAGEPLLAEQHIEGHYKVDPDLFKPGADFLLRVSGMSMRDIGIMDGDLLAVHKTEDVRNGQVVVARIDDEVTVKRLKRQGNTVHLLPENPEFQPIVVDLRNQTLTIEGLAVGVIRNGNWL from the coding sequence ATGAAAGCACTAACGGCAAGGCAGCAGCAGGTTTACGACCTGATTCGCGACCACATTAACCAGACCGGCATGCCGCCGACACGGGCAGAGATTGCTACGCAGCTCGGTTTCCGTTCCCCGAATGCCGCTGAAGAACACCTCAAAGCGTTGGCGCGTAAAGGCGTGATTGAGATTGTTTCAGGCGCTTCACGCGGTATCCGCCTGATGATGGAAGAAGAAGACGGTCTTCCGCTGATTGGTCGCGTTGCCGCAGGTGAACCGCTGCTTGCTGAGCAACATATCGAAGGCCACTACAAAGTGGACCCTGACCTGTTTAAACCGGGCGCCGATTTCCTGCTGCGCGTCAGCGGAATGTCGATGAGAGATATCGGCATTATGGATGGTGACCTGCTGGCGGTACATAAAACTGAAGATGTGCGTAACGGCCAGGTGGTGGTTGCCCGTATTGATGATGAAGTGACCGTGAAGCGCCTGAAGCGCCAGGGTAACACCGTGCATCTGCTGCCGGAAAACCCGGAATTCCAGCCTATCGTGGTTGACCTGCGTAACCAGACGCTGACCATCGAAGGTCTGGCCGTCGGCGTGATCCGCAACGGCAACTGGCTGTAG
- the dinF gene encoding MATE family efflux transporter DinF, whose product MRLLTTADKHLWRLALPMILSNITVPLLGLVDTAVIGHLDSPVYLGGVAVGTTVTSFLFMLLLFLRMSTTGLTAQAFGAQDKPALARALMQPLLLALLAGLLFIILKTPLTQLALSLTGGSEAVLHQAALFMQIRWLSAPATLANLVLLGWLLGVQYARAPVILLVVGNLVNILLDLWFVIGLGWGVQGAAAATAIAEYVSFIVGLLLVWRVMVLRGLSLRLLLNAWRGNLGRLLRLNRDIMLRSLLLQICFASLTLFGARLGSDVVAVNAVLLMFLTFTAYALDGFAYAVEACSGEAYGASNSQRLLSVWHAACRQSVVVAIAFSLLYALCGEQIVALLTSLQPLQQLADRYLWWQVVMPLAGVGCYLLDGMFIGATRASEMRNGMAIAAVGFVLTLCSVPWLGNHGLWLAMTVFLLLRGLTLWIIWRRHWRNGTWFAH is encoded by the coding sequence ATGCGACTCCTCACTACAGCTGATAAACACCTCTGGCGGCTGGCGCTGCCGATGATCCTCTCCAATATCACCGTGCCGCTGCTAGGCCTGGTGGATACCGCCGTGATTGGCCATCTCGATAGCCCGGTTTACCTGGGCGGCGTTGCGGTCGGTACTACCGTTACCAGCTTCCTGTTTATGCTGCTGCTGTTCCTGCGTATGAGCACCACCGGGCTGACCGCGCAGGCATTTGGCGCGCAGGACAAACCTGCGCTGGCGCGCGCGCTAATGCAGCCGCTGCTGCTGGCACTGCTCGCCGGGCTGCTGTTCATCATCCTGAAAACGCCGCTCACTCAGCTGGCGCTCAGTCTGACCGGCGGCAGCGAGGCGGTGCTGCACCAGGCGGCGCTGTTTATGCAGATCCGCTGGCTCAGCGCCCCGGCAACGCTGGCTAACCTGGTGCTGCTCGGCTGGCTGCTGGGCGTGCAGTATGCGCGTGCGCCGGTGATCCTGCTGGTGGTCGGTAACCTGGTGAATATTCTGCTCGACCTGTGGTTCGTTATCGGCCTGGGGTGGGGCGTGCAGGGCGCGGCGGCGGCCACCGCTATTGCGGAGTACGTCAGCTTTATTGTCGGGCTGCTGCTGGTTTGGCGGGTGATGGTACTGCGCGGCCTGTCGCTGCGCCTGCTGCTCAATGCCTGGCGCGGAAACCTGGGGCGCCTGCTGCGACTTAATCGCGACATCATGCTGCGCTCGCTGCTGCTGCAAATCTGCTTCGCCTCGCTGACCCTCTTCGGGGCGCGGCTCGGCAGCGATGTGGTGGCGGTCAATGCAGTGCTGCTGATGTTCCTGACGTTTACCGCCTATGCCCTCGACGGCTTTGCCTATGCGGTGGAAGCCTGCTCCGGCGAAGCCTACGGCGCCAGCAACAGCCAGCGCCTGCTCAGCGTCTGGCACGCTGCCTGCCGCCAGTCGGTGGTGGTAGCCATCGCCTTCTCGTTACTCTATGCGCTGTGTGGCGAGCAGATAGTCGCGTTGCTGACCTCGCTACAGCCGCTGCAGCAGCTGGCCGATCGCTATCTTTGGTGGCAGGTTGTGATGCCGCTGGCGGGAGTGGGATGCTATCTGCTGGACGGGATGTTTATTGGCGCCACGCGCGCCAGCGAGATGCGTAACGGCATGGCGATAGCCGCGGTCGGTTTTGTCTTAACCCTGTGCAGCGTTCCCTGGTTGGGTAATCATGGGCTGTGGCTGGCAATGACCGTGTTCCTGCTGCTGCGCGGCCTGACGCTGTGGATTATCTGGCGCAGGCACTGGCGCAACGGCACCTGGTTTGCTCACTGA
- a CDS encoding CsbD family protein yields MNKDEAGGNWKQFKGKVKEQWGKLTDDDLTVVEGKRDQLVGKIQERYGYQKDQAEKELKDWETRNDHRW; encoded by the coding sequence ATGAATAAAGACGAAGCCGGCGGTAACTGGAAACAGTTTAAAGGTAAAGTGAAAGAGCAATGGGGCAAGCTGACGGATGACGACCTGACCGTGGTTGAAGGTAAACGCGATCAGTTGGTCGGCAAAATCCAGGAGCGCTACGGCTATCAGAAAGATCAGGCCGAAAAAGAGCTTAAAGACTGGGAAACCCGTAACGATCATCGCTGGTAA
- the zur gene encoding zinc uptake transcriptional repressor Zur, with the protein MNITSAEKILTQAEVICQQRSVRLTPQRLEVLRLMSEQNGAISAYDLLDLLRVSEPQAKPPTIYRALDFLLEQGFIHRVESTNSYVVCHHFEEPSHTSAMLICDRCGSVSEQHADGVEDILKSLALKSGFTLGHSVIEAHGFCQECGEIEACTHQDACQHDHSVQSKKRGR; encoded by the coding sequence ATGAATATTACCAGTGCAGAAAAAATCCTGACGCAGGCTGAAGTGATTTGCCAGCAGCGTAGCGTGCGTCTGACGCCACAGCGTCTTGAAGTGCTGCGCCTGATGAGCGAACAGAATGGGGCTATCAGCGCCTATGACCTGCTGGACCTGCTGCGCGTCTCTGAACCCCAGGCAAAACCCCCGACCATTTATCGGGCGCTGGACTTCCTGCTGGAGCAGGGTTTTATCCACCGCGTCGAGTCAACCAATAGCTACGTGGTCTGCCACCATTTTGAAGAGCCTTCGCACACCTCAGCGATGTTGATTTGCGATCGCTGCGGTTCAGTAAGCGAGCAGCATGCGGATGGCGTGGAAGATATCTTGAAATCATTGGCCCTGAAGTCAGGTTTTACCCTTGGGCATAGTGTGATTGAAGCGCACGGATTTTGTCAGGAGTGTGGTGAGATTGAAGCCTGCACCCATCAGGATGCGTGCCAGCACGATCATAGCGTGCAGAGCAAAAAGCGCGGGCGTTGA